In Azospirillum thermophilum, the genomic stretch GGCTGTTCGACATCGGGGCCTACGGCCGCGCGCTGCAGTCGCTCTACGAGGAGATGGACCGCCCCGGAACGCCGCAGGGAGCGCCGCAGCGCGCGCCGCTGGCGCCGCTGGCCGGATCCGCCCCCGCGGCATCGGAAGCACGCCTACCCCGAATGGGTGGTCATTGATCAAACTGCTTAGCCCTCATGAATAGAATTTCATGCCACAGTCGTTCCAAAGGTCACGTCCCTACGCCTCGCCCAATACCGCATAGTACAACCGTGGAATTGCTTCCCTCAAATTGTGAGTTGTATTTTTTCAAAGCAGTTAGGGGAATGCGGCCAGGGTGAAACCCGCGATAGAACCGGCAGGTACAGGGCGATCCGGCAGCTTCCTCATTACGAAGTTTGCGGGAAGAGCTTCAGGACGGTGGATCAGGCAAGAAGACCAGGAGCGGACATGATCTACATCGTCTCCCCCGGCGGCACCCGCGAGAAAGGCGGGATGGGGCGGGTGGTCGACAACTTCACCAGCGACCTTCGGCAGCATTGCCCGGAGGTTCCCTTCGAAGTGGTCGACAGCTACGGCCCCGGCAGCTTCCGCCTGATGCCCTTCTACTTCGCCCGCGCCGCCGTCCGCCTGGCCGGTGGCTTCGCATCGGGCAAGGCGCAGCTCGTCCACATCCACATGGCCGAATATGGCAGCGTCCTGCGCAAGGGCCTGCTGGTGGCGCTCGCCCGGCTGTTCCGCGTCCCGGTCGTCCTGCATCTGCATGGCGGCCGGCTGCCCAAGCAGTACGAGGAATCCGGCCCGCTCATGCGCTGGGCGATCCGCCAGGTGATGGCCGCCAGCAGCGAGGTGGTGGTGCTGGGCGAGTTCTGGCGCCACTGGGTCGCCGACAGCTTCGGCGGCGCCGTGCGCCGCATCACGCTGCTGCACAACGCGGTGCCCGGCCCCGCCCGGCCGGTGAAGCGCGACGCCTCGGCGCCGGTCCGGCTGCTGTTCCTCGGGCGGCTGATCAAGCTGAAGGGCATCGACGTCCTGCTGAGCGCGCTGGCCTCCCCCGCCTGCCGTGACAAGCCGTGGGTGGTGACCATCGCCGGCGACGGCGACCTGGAGACCTACCGTGCCCAGGCGGTGTCGCTGGGCATCGCCGACCGCGTCCGCTTCACCGGCTGGCTCGACCAGGACGGCTGCCGGCGCGAGCTGGCGGGCGCCGACGTGCTGGTCCAGCCCTCGATGTTCGAGGGGCTGCCGATGTCGGTGCTGGAGGCGATGGCCGAGGGGCTGGCGATCGTCGCGACGCCGGTCGGCAGCGTGCCGGACGCCATCAGCGACGGCGTGTCCGGCCTGCTGGTGCCGCCGGGCGACGTGCAGGCGCTGGCCGGGGCGCTGGCGCGGGTCATCGACGATCCGGACCTGCGGCAGGCGCTGGGCGGCGGGGCGCGGTCGCGCTGGGAACGCCAGTTCGACATCGCCGTCTACCGGGAACGCATCATTGAAATCTACCGCCGCAATGCGCGGATGTGGCTGGCGGGCGCCGGCGCGCCGGCGATCCGTTCGGGCGGTCCGGCCGAGCGGACAGGCTGACCGCCGCGCGGCCGCGTCGAGAAGAAAGGGGGACGTCATGAAGAGAGCCATAGCCGGTCTGGTGCGCTGGACCGGGTTCGGCGCCCTGCTGCGCTTCGCCTGCGCGCGCCGTGGCGTCACGATCGTGGTCTATCATGATCCCGATCCCGCGGTGCTGCGCCGGCATCTCGCCTGGTACGCCCGGCACTACCGCTTCACCACGCTGGATGCCGTGGCCGCGGCGATGGAGAGCGGCCGGTGGGACGACCTGCCGCCCTATCCGCTGGTGGTGACGCTGGACGACGGGCACCGCGACAACACCCGGCTGGCGCCCCTGTTCCGCGAGTTCGACGTCCGGCCGACCATCTATCTGTGCAGCCGCATCGTCGGGACCGCCCGCCCCTACTGGTGGAAGACCGCGGCGGCGGACCGCATCGGGCCGGAGCCGCTGAAGCGGGTGTCCGACCCGGAGCGGCGGCGCCTGCTGGCGGAGGCCGGCGACGATCCCGACCGCGACGCCGCTCCCGACCAGCGGCAGGCGATGAGCTGGGACGAGGTGCGCCGGATGGCCGACGTCGCCGACTACGGCGCCCATACCCGCACCCATCCGATCCTGCTGCAGTGCGACGACCGGAGCTGCGCCGAGGAGATCGCGCTCTGCCGCAGCGAGCTGGAGGAGCAGACCGGCACGCCCTGCCGGCATTTCGCCTTTCCCAACGGCGATTACGGCGGGCGCGAGGTGGAGGAGATCCGCCGGGCCGGATACCGCACCGCGCGGACCATCGATCCCGGATGGAACCATGCCGGCACCGACCCGCTGCGGCTGAAGGCCTTTCCGGTGTCCGACGACGTGGATGTCGCATGGCTGGCCGTGCAGCTCACCGGCGTCCCGGCGCTGCTGCGCAGGATGAAGGGGCTGCTGTCCCGCGGCGGGCGCGACGGCGGGACCACTGCCTGGGACGGGGCCGTACCGAAGGCTGGCCGGGTCAGGGTGTGATGGGCCGAAGGCGGAAGCAGGAATAGGCCGGCCGGCCGAGGCGGTCGGACCAAAGGATAGGGGGCTGAAACGTCAAGAAGAATTCAGGTACCGGAGTGGCTAACCACTGCATTCGACCTGGAAGCATCCTTTGCTCTCTCGAAAATGCGAGGAAGTGTAACAATAAAAAGACCATAGTACGCAGATGCGAAAAAGAGCGCCGGGACGACGGGTGTCCGCCCCCCGGCCATCGACGAACCGGACCGGTAGCGAAGGCGCAAGAGCCAGGGACCGGAGCCGGACGAGGACCTGACGGACCGAAACCACTGGAGTTTTCCGGCGCCATGCTGACCGCCCCCACCACCGACCTCAGCCTCACCTCCCCTGCCCTGGCGGAGATCCGCGCCTTCATCGTGGAGAATTTCCTGCTCGGGAAGGACTCCGGCTTCGACAACGGCGAATCCCTGCTGGAATCCGGGGTGATCGACTCCACCGGCATCATGCATGTCGTCGCCTTCCTGGAGGAGCGCTTCGGCATCTCGGTCGAGGACGACGACATGATCGCCGACAACCTGGAGTCCGTCAGCCGGATCGCCAGCTTCGTCGACCGCAAGGTCACCCTGAAGACCGCCGCCTGACCGGCGGTCCGGCAGCCGGCGGCCCGCAGACGGGCGGACAGGGTCGAATGACGGGGACGACCATGCTGTATCTGGTGCATCAGTTCCTTGGCGAAACCGCGTCCCGCATGCCGGACCGCACGGCCCTGATCGCCGGGGAGGCCCGCCGCAGCTTCGCCGGGCTGGACCGCGAGAGCGACGCCGTAGCCTGCGCCCTGCAGCAGGCCGGCGTCCGCCGCGGCGACCGCGTCGCGGTCATGCTGGAAAACTCCATCGAGTATGTCGCGAGCCTGTTCGCCGTCCTGAAGGCGGGCGGGGTCTTCGTTCCCGTCAATCCCTCGACCAAGGCCGACAAGCTGGCCTGGCTGCTGTCCGACAGCGGGGCGACGCTGCTGGTCGCCCCGACCGCGCTCGCCCGCCAGGTGCTGCCGGCCCTGGAGGAGACGTCCGCCACGCCCCTGTGGGTCGGCGCGCCGCTGCCCGAGGGCGCCGCCGGCCCTGCCACAGATGGTCTCTTCTACGCCGATCTGCTGGCCGCACCGCATCGCGCGCCGGCCGATCCCGGCCTGATCGACCAGGATCTGGCGGCGATCATGTACACCTCCGGCACCACCGGCCGGCCGAAAGGCGTCATGCTGACCCACGCCAGCTACGTCGCCACCACCCGGTCGATCGCCGGCTACCTGGGCAACCGGCCGGACGACGTGGTGATGTGCCTGCTGCCGCTGACCTTCGGCTATGGGCTGTCGCAGGTGCTGACCGGCGCGCTGGTCGGCTTCACCGTGGTGCTGGAACGGTCCTTCGCCTTCCCGAAGGAGACGCTGGCCCGCATGGTGAAGCACCGCATCACCGGCCTGCCCGGCGTGCCCACCGTCTTCTCCACCCTGCTGGGGCTGGAGGCGCTGAAGACGGCCGACCTGTCCTCGCTGCGCTACCTGACCAATGCGGCGGCGCCCCTGCCCATCGCCCACATCGACCGGCTGCGCGCGCTGTTCCCGGACGCCGCCTTCCACTCCATGTACGGCATGACCGAATGCTGCACCCGCATCGCCACGCTCGACCCGGCGCGGCTGGGGGAGAAGACCGGCTCGGTCGGCCGCGCCATCCCCAACTGCGCCGCCTATGTCGCCGGCGAGGACGGCTCGCCCCTGCCCCCCGGGACGGTCGGCGAGCTGGTGGTGCGCGGCGCCAACGTCATGCGCGGCTACTGGAACCGGCCGGAGGAGACGGCGAAGCGCCTGCGCCGCGGGCCGCAGGGGGAGACCCTGCTGTTCACCGGCGACCTCTTCACCATGGATGCCGACGGCGACCTGCATTTCGTCTCCCGCAAGGACGACGTCTTCAAGTGCCGCGGCGAGAAGGTCAGCCCCAAGGAGATCGAGACCGTCCTCTATGAGCTGGACGCGGTCGCCGAGGCCTGCGTGGTCGGGGTGCCCGATCCGGCCGACGGGCTGGCGGTGAAGGCCTTCATCGTCGCCCGCGACGACCGTGCGCTGAGCGAGACGATGGTACGCCAGCACTGCCGCGGCCGGCTGGAAAGCCATCTCGTGCCGAAATTCATCGAGTTCTGCGACGCGCTGCCCAAGACGGACTCCGGAAAGATCCGCCGCGCGGCGCTCGCCGAGCCCGTCTGACCCCGTCACGCCCCAGGCTCCCCAAGCCGATTTCCCGACCCCGATTTCCCGACCCCGGTGCCAAGGCCCGGTTGCCAAGGAGAGCGATCGCATGTGTGGTATCGCCGGCCTGTTCGCCGGACCCCGCGCCGAGCCCCCCGGGCTCGAAGAGCTGAAGCGGATGATCGCCATGCTGGGTCACCGCGGCCCGGACGGCTATGGCTTCTACCGCGACGGCCGCGTCGGGCTGGCCCATGCCCGCCTCAGCATCGTCGGCCTCGAAGGCGGCTTCCAGCCGATCCACAACGAGGACCGGACGCTGTGGATCAGCTTCAACGGCGAGATCTTCAACCACGTCGAGCTGCGGCGGGAGCTGGAGGCGCTCGGCCACCGCTTCTACACGCGGACCGACACCGAGGTGATCGTCCATGCCTTCGAGGAGTTCGGCCCGGCCACCTGGGAGCGGCTGAACGGCCAGTTCGCCATCGCGCTGTGGGACGGCCGCAGGCGCGACCTGTGGCTGGTCCGCGACCGGCTGGGCATCCTGCCGCTGGTCTATGCCCGCAGCGGCGACCATCTCGCCTTCGCCTCCGAAGCCAAGGCCCTGTTCGGCGGCGGACGCATCCGCCCGGCCTTCGACCCGGCCCGCCTGTCGCAGGTCTTCACCCACTGGAGCACCGCGCCGCATGGCAGCGTCTTCGCCAGGGTGGAGAGCGTGCCGGCGGCGACCGCCATCCGCTTCGACGCCGCCCTGGTTCCGCACGCCGACCGCTATTGGCAGCCGGACATGGCGCCGGCCGAGGATCTGGCCGCCCTGTCGCTGGACGAGGCGGCCGACCGGCTGGAGGACAAGCTGCTCGACGCCATCCGGCTGCGGCTGCGCGCCGACGTACCGGTCGGCGTCTACATCAGCGGCGGGCTCGACAGCTCGGTGATCGCGGCGCTTGCCCGCAAGCTCGACACCACCCGCATGCACAGCTTCGGCGTCCGCTTCACCGACGCCGGCTTCGACGAGACGCCGCAGCAGCGGCTGGTCGCCGCCCATGTCGGCACGGAGCATCACGACATCCTCTGCGGGCCGCAGGACATCCAGGCGGCCTTGCCCGACGTGGTCTGGCACGCGGAATCCCCGCAGATCCGCACCGCTCCGGCGCCGCTCTTCCTGCTCTCCCGCCTGGTGCGCGACAGCGGCATCCGCGTCGTGCTCTCGGGCGAGGGGGCCGACGAATGGCTGTCGGGCTACGACATCTTCAAGGAGGACCGGGTCCGCCGCTTCTGGGCGCGCCGGCCGGAATCCCGGATACGGCCCCGGCTGCTCGGCCGCATCCACCCCTTCGCCGCGGTGAACGGCCAGAAGGACAGCCCGCTGTGGCAGGCCTTCTTCAAGCGCGGGATGATGGAGACGGCGGAGCCCTTCTACGCCCACCGCATCCGCTGGCAGAACACCGCCTGGACGCAGCGCCTGCTGGCGCCCGACCTGCGCGCCGCCGCCGATGCCGCCGCCTTCGAGGCGCAGGTCGCCGCCCATCTGCCGGACGGCTGGTCCAACTGGTCGCCGCTCGCCCGCGCGCAGTGGGTGGAGATCGCCACCTTCCTCGGCCCCTATCTGCTGGCGAGCCAGGGCGACCGCGTCGCCATGGCCAACAGCATCGAGGTCCGCTACCCCTTCCTCGATCCGGAGGTCGACCGCTTCTGCGCCGCCCTTCCCGACCGGCTGAAGATGCTGGGGCTGCGCGACAAGCTGGTGCTGCGCCGGCTGGCCGCCCGCCTGCTGCCGGCCGAGATCGGCCGGCGGCCGAAGCGCCCCTACCGCGCCCCGATGACCACCGCCCTGTTCGGCGCCGGCGCCCCCGGCTATGTGCGCGACCTGCTGTCGCCCGAGGCGCTGGAGCGGTACGGCCTCGTCGACGGCGCCGGCATGGCCGCGCTGGCCGCCAGGGCCCACGCCCGGGACGGCCGCATGGCCGGCGAGCGCGAGGAGATGGCGCTGGTCGGCGTGCTGACCCTGCAGATGCTGGCCCGCGCGATGATCGACGAGTTGCCGCGGCGCGCCGCCGCCCTGCGCACCGCCCTCGACCGGGCGGACATCCATGTCCTCGAACAGCCCGATCCGGCCGCCGGCTCCGTCGCGGCGTGACGGACCGGGCCTTTTGCCTGCCAGACGATGCTTCAACCGCGAACCAGGGTACCCGACCATATGATGAACGCCCTCCACCCGTTCGATTCCACGGCTCTCGAGCTGGACTGCGCGGCCGCGGCGCGCGAGATCGAGCAGTCCATCCAACGCATCGTCGCCCATGACCTGCGGCGCCAGGGCATCGTGCTCGGCGTGTCCGGCGGAATCGACAGCTCCGTCTGCGCGGCGCTGGCCGTCCGCGCCCTCGGGCCGGAGCGGGTGCTGGCCATCCTGATGCCGGAGAAGGAGAACTCCCCCGACAGCACCCGGCGCGGCCGGCTGCTGTGCGAGCATCTGGGGATCGAGCCGATCCTGGAGACCATCACCGCTCCGCTGACAGCACTCGGCTGCTACGACCGGCGCGACGCGGCGATCCGCCGGCTGTTCCCCGAATACGGGCCGGGATGGAAGCAGAAGATCGGCCTCGCCGGCGGACTGCTCGACGCCGACCGCGTCAACTACTTCACCCTGACCGTGGAATCGCCGGAAGGGGAGCGGCAGACCAGCCGCATGCCGGTCGACGTCTATCTCGACGTGGTCGCCGCCACCAACCTGAAGCAGCGGGTGCGCAAGACCGTCGAATACACCCATGCCGACCGGCTGAACTACGCGGTGCTCGGCACCCCGAACCGGCTGGAGTACGAGCTGGGCTTCTTCGTGCGCGGCGGCGACGGGCTGGCCGACCTGAAGCCGATCGCCCATCTCTACAAGTCGCAGGTCTACCAGATGGCCGACTGGCTCGGCCTGCCGGACGACATCCGGAACCAGTCGCCCAGCACCGACACCTACACCCTGCCGCAGTCGCAGGAGGAGTTCTACTACGCGCTGCCCTACGACAAGCTGGACCTGGCGCTGTTCGCCTTCGGCCGGGGCGTGACGGAGGACGATGCAGCGCGGGCGCTGGACCTGACGCCCGACCAGGTGCGGCGGGTCTACAAGGACATCGTGGCGAAGCGCCGGACCTCTGCCCGCATCCTGCGCAACGCCCATCTCGTGCAGCCGGTCGAGGTCGAAGGGTGCAACGGATGAGCGTGATCGACTGGAAGCAACGCGGCGTCGCCCGGTTCGAGCCGGGCGACCGCCCCGCGCTGGAGGCCTTCCAGCGCGAGAGCTTCGGGTCGGACGCCCTCCAGCTCTGCCCGGACCACTTCCGCTGGCTGTTCGAGGAACCGCCGGGCCGGGACGTGGACGGACCGCAGCTCTGGCTGTGCAAGCGCAACGGCGCCGTCGTCGGCCAGCAGGGGGGCATTCCCTTCTCGCTGAAGGTGGGGGAGCGGACCTGTCGCGGCTCCTGGGCGATCGACCTGATGGTCGCCCCGGAATGGCGCCTGCGCGGCGTCGGCCCCGCCCTCTCGGAGACGCAGGCCGGTGCGGCCGACGTCACCGTCTCGCTGTCGATGACCGACGCCGCCTACAAATCCTACAAGCGGGCGGGGTGGCTCGATCTCGGCAGCGTGCCGACCTACCTGCGCGTGCTCGATCCGCCGCGCTGCCTGCGCGTCAGCCCCTATGACGGCGGGCTCGCCCGCCTCGTCGCGTCGGTGGGCAAGCCGGCGATGACCGCGGCATCGCTGGCCACCCACGCCACCGCCCGGCTGTTCGGCGCGCGGCTGGTCGAGGTGGAGCGCTTCGACCACCGGGTCGACGCCCTGTGGCAGGACTCGGCCGCCCAGCACGGGGTGATCGCCCGGCGCGATCTCGCCTTCCTGCGCTGGCGCTTCGACTCCAGCCCGCAGGCCGGCCGCCATCGCCGCTTCTATGTGATGCGGGGCGAGACGCTGCTGGCCTATGTCGTCCTGCGGGTCGATCCCTGGAAGGGGGAGCCGGTGGGCGTCGTCTGCGACTATCTCGCCCGGCCCGGCTGGCTGATGGCCGCCTTCGCCCTGGTGGTCGAGCAGGCCCGGCGCGAGCGGATGGCCGCCCTGATGTGCCGCACCCTCAACCAGCAGGCCGCCCGGCCGCTGTCGGTGCTGGGCTTCCTCTGCCTGAAGAACGGCCTGCGCACGCCGACGCGGATGATGGCCCGGCCGGCGCTGGACCAGCCGGAGCTGAAGGCGCTGGTCGGCGA encodes the following:
- a CDS encoding glycosyltransferase family 4 protein, yielding MIYIVSPGGTREKGGMGRVVDNFTSDLRQHCPEVPFEVVDSYGPGSFRLMPFYFARAAVRLAGGFASGKAQLVHIHMAEYGSVLRKGLLVALARLFRVPVVLHLHGGRLPKQYEESGPLMRWAIRQVMAASSEVVVLGEFWRHWVADSFGGAVRRITLLHNAVPGPARPVKRDASAPVRLLFLGRLIKLKGIDVLLSALASPACRDKPWVVTIAGDGDLETYRAQAVSLGIADRVRFTGWLDQDGCRRELAGADVLVQPSMFEGLPMSVLEAMAEGLAIVATPVGSVPDAISDGVSGLLVPPGDVQALAGALARVIDDPDLRQALGGGARSRWERQFDIAVYRERIIEIYRRNARMWLAGAGAPAIRSGGPAERTG
- a CDS encoding polysaccharide deacetylase family protein, whose amino-acid sequence is MKRAIAGLVRWTGFGALLRFACARRGVTIVVYHDPDPAVLRRHLAWYARHYRFTTLDAVAAAMESGRWDDLPPYPLVVTLDDGHRDNTRLAPLFREFDVRPTIYLCSRIVGTARPYWWKTAAADRIGPEPLKRVSDPERRRLLAEAGDDPDRDAAPDQRQAMSWDEVRRMADVADYGAHTRTHPILLQCDDRSCAEEIALCRSELEEQTGTPCRHFAFPNGDYGGREVEEIRRAGYRTARTIDPGWNHAGTDPLRLKAFPVSDDVDVAWLAVQLTGVPALLRRMKGLLSRGGRDGGTTAWDGAVPKAGRVRV
- a CDS encoding acyl carrier protein; this encodes MLTAPTTDLSLTSPALAEIRAFIVENFLLGKDSGFDNGESLLESGVIDSTGIMHVVAFLEERFGISVEDDDMIADNLESVSRIASFVDRKVTLKTAA
- a CDS encoding class I adenylate-forming enzyme family protein encodes the protein MTGTTMLYLVHQFLGETASRMPDRTALIAGEARRSFAGLDRESDAVACALQQAGVRRGDRVAVMLENSIEYVASLFAVLKAGGVFVPVNPSTKADKLAWLLSDSGATLLVAPTALARQVLPALEETSATPLWVGAPLPEGAAGPATDGLFYADLLAAPHRAPADPGLIDQDLAAIMYTSGTTGRPKGVMLTHASYVATTRSIAGYLGNRPDDVVMCLLPLTFGYGLSQVLTGALVGFTVVLERSFAFPKETLARMVKHRITGLPGVPTVFSTLLGLEALKTADLSSLRYLTNAAAPLPIAHIDRLRALFPDAAFHSMYGMTECCTRIATLDPARLGEKTGSVGRAIPNCAAYVAGEDGSPLPPGTVGELVVRGANVMRGYWNRPEETAKRLRRGPQGETLLFTGDLFTMDADGDLHFVSRKDDVFKCRGEKVSPKEIETVLYELDAVAEACVVGVPDPADGLAVKAFIVARDDRALSETMVRQHCRGRLESHLVPKFIEFCDALPKTDSGKIRRAALAEPV
- the asnB gene encoding asparagine synthase (glutamine-hydrolyzing); its protein translation is MCGIAGLFAGPRAEPPGLEELKRMIAMLGHRGPDGYGFYRDGRVGLAHARLSIVGLEGGFQPIHNEDRTLWISFNGEIFNHVELRRELEALGHRFYTRTDTEVIVHAFEEFGPATWERLNGQFAIALWDGRRRDLWLVRDRLGILPLVYARSGDHLAFASEAKALFGGGRIRPAFDPARLSQVFTHWSTAPHGSVFARVESVPAATAIRFDAALVPHADRYWQPDMAPAEDLAALSLDEAADRLEDKLLDAIRLRLRADVPVGVYISGGLDSSVIAALARKLDTTRMHSFGVRFTDAGFDETPQQRLVAAHVGTEHHDILCGPQDIQAALPDVVWHAESPQIRTAPAPLFLLSRLVRDSGIRVVLSGEGADEWLSGYDIFKEDRVRRFWARRPESRIRPRLLGRIHPFAAVNGQKDSPLWQAFFKRGMMETAEPFYAHRIRWQNTAWTQRLLAPDLRAAADAAAFEAQVAAHLPDGWSNWSPLARAQWVEIATFLGPYLLASQGDRVAMANSIEVRYPFLDPEVDRFCAALPDRLKMLGLRDKLVLRRLAARLLPAEIGRRPKRPYRAPMTTALFGAGAPGYVRDLLSPEALERYGLVDGAGMAALAARAHARDGRMAGEREEMALVGVLTLQMLARAMIDELPRRAAALRTALDRADIHVLEQPDPAAGSVAA
- the nadE gene encoding NAD(+) synthase, which gives rise to MMNALHPFDSTALELDCAAAAREIEQSIQRIVAHDLRRQGIVLGVSGGIDSSVCAALAVRALGPERVLAILMPEKENSPDSTRRGRLLCEHLGIEPILETITAPLTALGCYDRRDAAIRRLFPEYGPGWKQKIGLAGGLLDADRVNYFTLTVESPEGERQTSRMPVDVYLDVVAATNLKQRVRKTVEYTHADRLNYAVLGTPNRLEYELGFFVRGGDGLADLKPIAHLYKSQVYQMADWLGLPDDIRNQSPSTDTYTLPQSQEEFYYALPYDKLDLALFAFGRGVTEDDAARALDLTPDQVRRVYKDIVAKRRTSARILRNAHLVQPVEVEGCNG
- a CDS encoding GNAT family N-acetyltransferase; the protein is MSVIDWKQRGVARFEPGDRPALEAFQRESFGSDALQLCPDHFRWLFEEPPGRDVDGPQLWLCKRNGAVVGQQGGIPFSLKVGERTCRGSWAIDLMVAPEWRLRGVGPALSETQAGAADVTVSLSMTDAAYKSYKRAGWLDLGSVPTYLRVLDPPRCLRVSPYDGGLARLVASVGKPAMTAASLATHATARLFGARLVEVERFDHRVDALWQDSAAQHGVIARRDLAFLRWRFDSSPQAGRHRRFYVMRGETLLAYVVLRVDPWKGEPVGVVCDYLARPGWLMAAFALVVEQARRERMAALMCRTLNQQAARPLSVLGFLCLKNGLRTPTRMMARPALDQPELKALVGDPRQWFVTVADSDMGFRGLGE